The following coding sequences lie in one Pontibacter sp. G13 genomic window:
- the pheS gene encoding phenylalanine--tRNA ligase subunit alpha, protein MQEKIKQLLEEVNAFQVSIEDDLESFKRKFTNKKGEINQLFGEFKALPGDQKKLVGQTLNQLKTRATERLNEFQASLKAQSVSSDRPHDLTLPGDAHVQGARHPLTTVLNRIVSIFERLGFTVAEGPEIEDDWHNFSALNFPDNHPARDMQDTFFVQRNPDYLLRTHTSSVQVRVMEDSEPPIKVLSPGRVYRNEAISARAHCFFHQVEGLVIDKGISFADMKQTLQYFSSEIFGDQARIKLRPSYFPFTEISAEMDVYWGLETEDDYRITKGTGWVEIMGCGMVDPNVLRNCGIDPEVYSGYAFGMGVERIAQLLYRVPDLRLYSQNDIRFLKQFERIG, encoded by the coding sequence ATGCAAGAGAAAATCAAGCAATTGCTCGAGGAGGTGAATGCCTTCCAGGTTTCCATCGAGGACGACCTCGAATCCTTCAAGCGCAAATTCACCAACAAGAAAGGGGAGATCAACCAGTTGTTTGGCGAGTTCAAGGCCCTTCCCGGGGATCAAAAGAAGTTGGTAGGACAAACCCTCAACCAACTCAAGACTCGCGCAACCGAGCGTCTCAATGAATTTCAAGCATCATTGAAGGCACAATCCGTCTCTTCGGATCGTCCTCATGACTTGACCCTTCCTGGTGATGCCCACGTTCAGGGCGCACGTCATCCTCTGACAACCGTATTGAACCGGATTGTCAGCATCTTTGAACGCCTTGGATTTACCGTAGCGGAAGGTCCCGAGATCGAAGATGATTGGCACAATTTCTCTGCCCTCAACTTTCCCGACAATCACCCCGCTCGAGATATGCAGGACACCTTCTTTGTCCAGCGCAATCCCGATTATCTACTTCGTACGCACACTTCTTCCGTGCAAGTACGCGTGATGGAGGATTCAGAGCCACCGATCAAGGTACTCTCTCCAGGCCGTGTATACCGTAACGAAGCGATTTCGGCTCGGGCTCACTGCTTCTTCCATCAGGTAGAAGGCTTGGTAATCGACAAAGGCATCAGCTTTGCCGATATGAAGCAGACCTTGCAGTACTTCTCTTCTGAGATTTTTGGCGATCAAGCGCGAATCAAACTGCGACCTTCTTACTTCCCATTTACCGAGATCAGCGCGGAGATGGATGTCTACTGGGGGCTGGAAACCGAGGATGACTACCGAATCACCAAGGGTACTGGCTGGGTAGAGATCATGGGTTGTGGAATGGTGGACCCGAATGTCCTCCGCAATTGCGGTATTGACCCAGAGGTATATTCTGGATATGCTTTCGGAATGGGTGTGGAGCGAATTGCCCAGTTGCTGTATCGCGTACCGGATCTTCGTCTGTACTCTCAGAACGATATCCGCTTCTTGAAGCAATTTGAGCGAATTGGATAA
- a CDS encoding ATP-binding protein — MSNANFKVDPKLASLLGENYRSTELAIKELIDNAFDADAGQVEITLPKPLTTDPIVILDNGSGMTEAEVRNEYLNIASSRVSRKGELTPKRKRVVKGRKGIGKFAGLMVASLMELRTRARGTETTLRIWRDDLVKTHNDLVQVNLPISTKPCDPNLNGTEIVLRGINQNFTFPNADKLKRILVLEYGRRADFRIAVNEEWIDIEDIPGDSFEHTIQLDEGETATLRFTISDGRKSLPQSGVAFRVGGKIVGNPQYFGIDETEDVPPKLLKRIYGEVLADSLEQDVTADWGSIIDNSKLYLELKHKIRPLLEQALGEVYDREVTLSKTRLKRRLENWLDNLPEFRRAHAKRVLDKVLKKFYGESESRIVSVLSIMFESFAENDYWTVMQDLEEARQGEVSKMATAFSQFGMIDVALITQQTAHRITVLNELEKLVFNPEAQVSQILQALSNNLWVLGNQFSMASTNPELSQVVEMYLSRNFDQDTDLPNLLLLQDFNKGFILLYLKHPEEPVELLDRRLSKEYQADLAKYLPGRDIDVLVIGGALSQGLVHQRAKADIKFVSYKAMISDARVQLNWMLEELKKRG; from the coding sequence ATGAGTAATGCGAATTTCAAGGTAGATCCCAAGCTAGCCTCGCTTTTGGGAGAAAACTACCGTTCTACTGAACTGGCTATCAAAGAGCTCATCGACAATGCATTCGATGCAGACGCCGGACAGGTGGAGATTACCTTGCCAAAGCCATTGACTACAGATCCGATTGTCATCCTCGACAACGGCTCCGGCATGACCGAAGCTGAAGTGCGGAACGAGTATCTCAATATTGCTTCCAGCCGGGTCTCCCGGAAAGGGGAACTTACCCCCAAGCGCAAGCGTGTCGTAAAAGGCCGCAAAGGGATTGGCAAATTCGCAGGCTTGATGGTCGCTTCACTCATGGAGCTTCGCACAAGAGCCAGAGGCACCGAAACTACCCTCCGGATTTGGCGAGACGATCTCGTCAAAACACACAACGATCTGGTACAGGTAAATCTCCCCATTTCGACCAAACCTTGCGACCCCAATCTCAACGGAACCGAGATCGTTCTTCGTGGTATCAACCAAAACTTCACCTTCCCCAATGCCGACAAGCTCAAGCGTATCTTGGTCTTGGAATACGGTAGACGAGCGGATTTCCGAATCGCTGTCAACGAGGAATGGATCGATATCGAAGACATTCCAGGCGATTCTTTCGAGCATACGATCCAATTGGATGAAGGCGAAACCGCAACCCTGAGATTTACCATTTCCGATGGTCGCAAATCCTTGCCTCAAAGCGGAGTTGCCTTCCGTGTGGGCGGAAAAATCGTTGGAAACCCCCAATACTTTGGAATCGACGAAACCGAAGATGTTCCTCCAAAACTGCTCAAGCGAATCTATGGTGAGGTACTTGCCGACTCCTTGGAGCAGGACGTAACCGCTGATTGGGGTTCCATCATTGACAACAGCAAGCTCTACCTCGAGCTCAAACATAAAATCAGACCACTGCTGGAGCAGGCGTTGGGCGAAGTGTACGACCGCGAAGTCACACTTTCCAAAACCCGCTTGAAGCGCCGTCTTGAAAATTGGCTAGACAATCTCCCAGAATTTCGCCGGGCACATGCCAAGCGCGTGTTGGACAAGGTCCTCAAAAAGTTCTATGGCGAGAGCGAAAGCCGTATCGTCTCTGTCCTCTCCATCATGTTCGAGTCTTTTGCTGAAAATGACTACTGGACCGTGATGCAAGACTTGGAAGAAGCTCGCCAAGGGGAAGTCTCCAAAATGGCTACGGCATTCTCCCAGTTTGGAATGATCGATGTTGCGCTGATCACTCAGCAAACCGCCCATCGGATTACCGTCTTGAATGAATTGGAAAAGCTCGTCTTCAATCCGGAGGCTCAAGTTTCCCAGATCCTTCAGGCATTGTCCAATAACTTGTGGGTACTTGGAAACCAATTTTCCATGGCCAGTACCAACCCCGAGTTGTCTCAAGTGGTGGAGATGTACTTGAGTCGAAATTTCGATCAAGACACAGATCTTCCCAATCTGCTATTGCTGCAAGATTTCAACAAGGGATTCATTCTCCTGTATCTCAAACATCCTGAGGAGCCAGTCGAGTTGCTTGACCGCCGCCTGTCCAAGGAGTACCAAGCTGATCTAGCCAAGTACTTGCCGGGGAGAGATATCGATGTCCTCGTGATTGGTGGAGCCTTGAGCCAAGGACTTGTTCACCAACGTGCCAAGGCTGACATCAAATTTGTCTCCTACAAGGCGATGATCTCGGATGCACGTGTCCAATTGAACTGGATGCTCGAAGAATTGAAGAAAAGAGGCTAA